The Williamsia sp. DF01-3 genome has a window encoding:
- a CDS encoding enoyl-CoA hydratase/isomerase family protein — MTGDLTVVDLIDPAVPAVGEWSLPGVVVGVCRGGVPRSDSADRWLDVSTFTVTDTASDDRRVVPVSDLDETITLLSDRVAARPVAAAICDDVLRAGSPTGSTSGGLIAESLAYSTLQAGAEFGGWLAAQGPRRRHEQNDAVVLSRNGSDMDITFNRSDRHNAFSNALRAGLIDGLTVALADPSVESVRLSGRGRSFCSGGDLSEFGMFSDPADAHLARTRHSPALLLDALTHRLGARCRANVHGAVLGSGMEMAAYCGVVAAHPDTVFGLPELNLGLVPGAGGTVSIPRRIGRWRTAYLVLTGRRIDTATALRWGLVDEVSESSRTVPPS; from the coding sequence GTGACAGGTGATTTGACGGTCGTCGATCTCATCGATCCGGCTGTTCCCGCGGTGGGGGAGTGGTCGCTGCCCGGTGTGGTGGTGGGTGTGTGCCGAGGTGGCGTCCCGCGCTCCGACAGCGCAGACCGGTGGCTCGATGTGAGTACCTTCACTGTGACCGACACGGCGTCTGATGATCGACGGGTGGTGCCGGTCTCGGACCTCGACGAGACCATTACCTTGTTGTCCGACAGGGTCGCGGCGCGGCCGGTCGCGGCGGCCATCTGCGATGACGTCTTGCGGGCCGGGTCGCCTACCGGTAGCACCTCCGGTGGGTTGATCGCCGAGTCGCTGGCCTACTCGACCTTGCAGGCCGGCGCCGAGTTCGGTGGGTGGCTCGCAGCCCAGGGTCCGCGGCGTCGTCACGAGCAGAATGATGCGGTGGTGTTGTCTCGCAATGGTTCAGACATGGACATCACCTTCAATCGCTCGGATCGTCATAACGCCTTCAGCAATGCCCTGCGCGCCGGGTTAATCGATGGCTTGACGGTGGCACTGGCGGACCCTTCGGTCGAGTCGGTGAGGTTGAGTGGTCGGGGCCGCTCCTTCTGCAGCGGTGGTGACCTCTCGGAGTTCGGGATGTTCTCCGATCCCGCCGACGCCCACCTCGCCCGTACGCGGCACAGCCCGGCATTGCTCCTCGACGCCCTGACTCATCGATTGGGCGCACGTTGTCGGGCTAATGTTCATGGCGCTGTTCTGGGCAGTGGGATGGAGATGGCGGCCTACTGCGGTGTTGTTGCCGCGCATCCGGATACGGTGTTCGGCCTACCGGAGTTGAACCTGGGGTTGGTTCCGGGTGCCGGTGGCACGGTGAGCATTCCTCGGCGGATCGGCCGCTGGCGTACCGCTTACCTCGTCCTGACCGGGCGCCGGATCGACACGGCCACCGCGCTGCGATGGGGCTTGGTCGATGAGGTGAGTGAGAGTTCTCGGACGGTACCTCCGTCATAG
- a CDS encoding acyl-CoA dehydrogenase family protein has protein sequence MALTTTAEQEALRDVMRAYLAKFSSEDDVRKVMDGDLGYDPRAWTALAEQIGVQALAIPEQYGGGGFGFDDLAVVMEEAGRTLFPAPLLSTVVLSSSALLLSGDEQACATFLPQIASGELISTVAVAEKKAQWQEDDIQTVARRSGASWRLTGAKPYVLDGFEARLLIVAARTDAGVSLFGVNADAAGVGVDRHTSMDMTRRHSAVTLEDTQADLLGKDGNGWPVLKELYDRALVALAAEQVGGAAAVLDSTIDYLRLRHQFGRPIGSFQAIKHRCADLLVELESARSAAAYAIAAISSGADDVAVAASIAKTYCSRTFYHVAAESIQMHGGIGFTWEHQAHLYFKRAKSSDVLFGSPAFHRERIAKAIGLFEGGALAGV, from the coding sequence ATGGCACTCACAACGACCGCCGAGCAAGAGGCACTGCGCGACGTAATGCGTGCGTATCTTGCCAAATTCTCGAGTGAGGACGACGTTCGAAAAGTTATGGATGGCGACTTGGGCTACGACCCCAGGGCGTGGACCGCGCTCGCGGAGCAAATTGGTGTGCAAGCTTTGGCGATTCCCGAGCAGTACGGCGGCGGTGGCTTCGGGTTCGACGATCTCGCGGTAGTGATGGAAGAAGCCGGACGGACATTGTTTCCGGCTCCGTTGCTGTCCACAGTCGTGCTGTCTTCCAGTGCGCTCTTGCTTTCCGGCGATGAACAAGCTTGCGCGACCTTTCTGCCCCAGATCGCATCAGGCGAGTTGATATCGACTGTCGCTGTGGCAGAGAAGAAGGCGCAATGGCAAGAGGATGATATCCAGACTGTGGCGCGACGTTCGGGCGCCAGCTGGAGGCTGACAGGCGCAAAGCCGTATGTCCTCGACGGCTTCGAGGCCCGCCTGCTGATAGTCGCCGCCCGTACCGACGCCGGCGTCTCGCTGTTCGGCGTGAACGCGGACGCCGCAGGTGTCGGCGTAGATCGACACACCTCGATGGACATGACTCGGCGGCATTCGGCAGTCACCCTGGAAGACACACAGGCAGACCTCCTGGGCAAAGATGGCAACGGATGGCCCGTACTGAAAGAGCTGTACGACCGGGCTCTGGTGGCTCTTGCCGCAGAGCAGGTCGGCGGTGCTGCTGCCGTATTGGACTCGACAATCGACTATCTCCGGTTACGACACCAGTTCGGCCGCCCGATCGGCTCGTTTCAAGCGATAAAACACCGGTGCGCCGATTTGCTCGTTGAACTCGAGTCGGCCAGATCGGCGGCCGCGTACGCGATTGCCGCGATCAGTTCGGGTGCCGATGACGTAGCGGTTGCGGCTTCGATCGCCAAGACATATTGCTCGCGCACTTTCTATCACGTTGCAGCAGAGAGTATTCAGATGCACGGAGGTATTGGGTTCACCTGGGAACACCAGGCACACCTCTACTTCAAGCGTGCGAAGAGTTCCGATGTGCTATTTGGTTCTCCGGCGTTTCACCGGGAGCGGATTGCAAAAGCCATCGGGCTGTTCGAAGGCGGTGCTCTTGCGGGTGTTTAG
- a CDS encoding DoxX family protein — MKVVRSMARGSSDTAGAALLLRVAVGGTILAHGLKHGRSLDGTAGWFQSIGFRHPTSQARASAVVEVGAGAAILAGAATPVAAAAVVGTMAVAARSVHLSNGFFITAEGWEYVANMAVGAVALAGIGPGPWSVDKALGLEPKFSGNSSAALAAGVGIAAAAAQLALFYRPSK, encoded by the coding sequence ATGAAGGTTGTGCGCTCGATGGCTCGAGGCAGTTCAGATACCGCGGGTGCCGCCTTGCTGCTCCGCGTCGCAGTGGGCGGAACCATATTGGCGCACGGGCTGAAGCACGGCAGGTCCCTTGACGGTACTGCCGGTTGGTTCCAATCGATCGGCTTTCGGCACCCCACGTCGCAGGCCCGCGCCAGCGCGGTCGTCGAAGTGGGCGCGGGCGCGGCGATCCTCGCAGGTGCCGCCACACCTGTGGCCGCAGCCGCTGTTGTCGGCACTATGGCGGTGGCCGCTCGTTCGGTGCACCTGTCGAACGGGTTCTTCATCACGGCAGAGGGATGGGAGTATGTCGCGAACATGGCCGTCGGAGCGGTGGCTCTTGCGGGCATTGGTCCAGGCCCCTGGAGTGTTGACAAGGCTCTTGGACTCGAACCGAAGTTCAGCGGCAACTCCTCAGCGGCCCTGGCGGCTGGTGTGGGAATCGCCGCCGCCGCCGCGCAGTTGGCCCTGTTCTACCGCCCTTCCAAATGA
- a CDS encoding integrase — translation MTELLSSAAPGPAPDLVVSAEVRRRVDTSLLDTRAPSTRRNYTRAWAVFEKYCDQHGHRALPAHPHVVADYLLALENTVDARGNAAYSMSAIEGAAAAIKFVHKAHAPQQQSTPDETPLWLSPVVAGTLSAIRRRGAASGRRPRQPEDPLDLVDLRAMVHTARASATTWRTKLRERRDTAALVLGWAGAMRRSEIVGLAVGDVRRTRDGWIITVRKSKTDQDGTGQRKALPTGEHLETCGPCAYVRWLHCHNAFDRLGRAGLIRLLAADRPHDHHVCAGPLPEVPAGSDLFRSVTAASDLADTAPVGQLIHTLVRRRLAAARPDLDITRYGAHSLRAGFVTEAFRTGHEPTTIMKQTGHKSVESLLNYARDNNIHVQNAATTIGM, via the coding sequence GTGACGGAGTTACTGTCATCCGCTGCTCCTGGTCCGGCGCCTGATTTGGTGGTGTCGGCGGAGGTGCGGCGGCGGGTGGACACCTCGCTGCTCGATACCCGGGCACCGTCCACGCGCCGGAACTACACGCGGGCGTGGGCGGTGTTCGAAAAGTACTGCGACCAGCACGGGCATCGGGCGTTGCCGGCACATCCGCATGTGGTGGCCGATTACCTTCTCGCGCTGGAGAACACCGTGGACGCCCGCGGGAATGCGGCGTATTCGATGTCGGCGATCGAGGGCGCGGCAGCGGCGATCAAGTTCGTCCACAAAGCCCATGCGCCCCAACAACAATCGACGCCTGATGAGACACCGTTGTGGCTCAGTCCAGTGGTCGCGGGCACCTTGTCAGCAATCCGCCGCCGCGGCGCGGCGAGTGGGCGCCGGCCCCGCCAACCCGAAGACCCGCTGGATTTGGTGGATTTGCGGGCGATGGTGCACACCGCCCGCGCCTCGGCGACGACGTGGCGCACCAAGCTGCGGGAGCGCCGCGACACCGCCGCGTTGGTGCTGGGGTGGGCCGGTGCGATGCGCCGCTCAGAAATCGTCGGACTCGCAGTCGGGGATGTCCGGCGGACCCGCGACGGCTGGATCATCACCGTCCGCAAATCGAAAACCGACCAAGACGGCACCGGTCAACGCAAAGCCCTCCCGACCGGGGAACATTTGGAGACGTGCGGACCGTGCGCGTATGTGCGGTGGCTGCACTGCCACAATGCGTTTGACCGGTTAGGGCGGGCCGGGCTGATCCGACTGCTGGCTGCCGACCGCCCACACGACCACCATGTCTGCGCCGGCCCGCTTCCGGAGGTGCCGGCAGGGTCGGACCTGTTTCGGTCGGTGACCGCGGCCAGTGACCTCGCCGACACCGCACCGGTCGGGCAACTCATCCACACCCTGGTCCGCCGACGCCTGGCGGCGGCCCGCCCGGATCTGGACATCACCCGCTACGGCGCCCACAGTCTGCGTGCGGGGTTCGTGACCGAAGCGTTCCGCACCGGCCACGAACCGACCACGATCATGAAGCAGACCGGCCACAAATCCGTCGAGTCGCTGCTGAACTATGCCCGGGACAACAACATTCACGTCCAGAACGCCGCCACCACCATCGGCATGTAA
- a CDS encoding PDDEXK nuclease domain-containing protein: protein MGEDGEVSEAGLTPDGYGDLLAQLKAHVRGARLKATRAVNTELLVLYWNIGRAILDRQDAQGWGTKVVERLAADLRAEFPDMRGFSRSNLHYMRTAAGSWSREAFVQQPVGQLPWGHITTLIDKLDDPALRDWYAAAAVDHGWSRAVLTHQIRTQLDRRVGAAPTNFNEHLPPGDSDLAHQLVRDPYVFDFLDINERVAERELEAALMSRLQRFLLELGHGFAFAGRQYHFTAGGDDFYIDLLFFNWIQSRFVVVELKVGKFEPEYLGKLGFYVSWVDDNLRDHTQHAPTIGILLCAGRNDQVVRYSLAGTTAPLAVADYTYDTLPAPVRELVPTDDDLATAVAETITNLDSHT, encoded by the coding sequence ATGGGAGAAGATGGGGAGGTGAGTGAGGCGGGTCTGACACCGGATGGGTACGGCGATCTTCTTGCCCAGCTCAAAGCGCACGTGCGTGGTGCTCGCCTCAAGGCCACTCGGGCGGTCAACACCGAATTGTTGGTGTTGTACTGGAACATTGGCCGTGCGATCCTCGACCGCCAGGACGCCCAGGGGTGGGGCACCAAAGTGGTCGAACGCCTCGCCGCCGACCTGCGGGCCGAGTTCCCGGATATGCGGGGGTTTTCCCGCAGCAACCTGCACTACATGCGCACCGCCGCCGGCAGTTGGTCGCGGGAGGCATTTGTCCAACAGCCTGTTGGACAACTTCCGTGGGGCCACATCACCACCCTCATCGACAAACTCGACGACCCGGCCCTGCGGGATTGGTATGCCGCTGCTGCGGTCGATCATGGCTGGTCCCGGGCAGTGTTGACCCATCAGATCCGCACCCAACTCGACCGCCGGGTCGGTGCGGCACCAACGAACTTTAACGAGCATCTACCACCAGGCGATTCGGACCTGGCCCATCAACTGGTCCGCGACCCGTACGTGTTCGACTTCCTCGACATCAATGAACGCGTCGCGGAACGCGAACTCGAAGCCGCACTGATGAGCCGGCTCCAACGTTTCCTCCTCGAACTCGGCCACGGATTCGCCTTCGCCGGCCGCCAATACCACTTCACCGCAGGCGGCGACGACTTCTATATCGACCTGCTGTTCTTCAACTGGATCCAGTCACGATTCGTCGTCGTCGAACTCAAAGTCGGCAAGTTCGAACCCGAATACCTCGGGAAACTCGGCTTCTACGTGTCCTGGGTGGATGACAATCTGCGCGACCACACCCAGCACGCCCCCACCATCGGGATCCTGCTCTGCGCCGGCCGCAACGACCAGGTCGTGCGGTACTCCCTGGCCGGAACCACCGCCCCACTGGCAGTGGCCGACTACACCTACGACACCCTGCCCGCCCCGGTCCGCGAGCTCGTCCCCACCGACGACGACCTCGCCACCGCCGTCGCCGAAACCATCACTAACCTCGACTCGCACACCTAA
- a CDS encoding Lsr2 family protein, whose amino-acid sequence MARTTIEQITDDFDGSDLDPAEVTVAMFTVNGVDYSLDLGANSAEKFNKDMGKWIDKATKIGGRQKRSTSRQAAAVSAPRTDKAQLAAIREWARANGYEVSDRGRIPNAIVDAYNDAS is encoded by the coding sequence GTGGCACGCACGACCATCGAACAGATCACCGACGATTTTGACGGTTCGGATCTCGACCCCGCCGAGGTGACGGTGGCAATGTTCACTGTCAATGGTGTGGACTACTCCCTCGACCTGGGCGCTAACTCGGCCGAGAAGTTCAACAAAGACATGGGTAAATGGATCGACAAGGCCACCAAGATCGGTGGCCGACAGAAACGTTCCACCAGCAGGCAGGCCGCTGCTGTCTCGGCGCCGCGTACCGACAAGGCGCAACTGGCAGCAATTCGGGAGTGGGCACGCGCCAACGGGTATGAAGTGTCAGACCGCGGCCGCATCCCGAACGCGATCGTCGACGCCTACAACGACGCTAGCTAA
- a CDS encoding phospholipase D-like domain-containing protein has protein sequence MGPPVLGGPDDVDAVIREFIAGAKHSLAIAVQELDSRSIAEAIVAAKAAGVRVRVILEGDYLVEKPPQTDPWTAGGGNEDNRVIYAALLRAGIDVITDLNPEIFHQKFVVRDAGEASAAVLTGSTNFTLTDTGMNTESSGSVRGNNLNHVLILRGKRAAAQYGVEFERMRAGTFGALRERVEPRPQEFTLGTVRVKPLFAPGTGRKWKS, from the coding sequence ATGGGTCCACCGGTACTGGGTGGGCCCGACGATGTGGATGCGGTCATCCGGGAGTTCATTGCCGGGGCGAAGCACTCGCTGGCGATCGCGGTGCAGGAGTTGGATTCTCGCTCGATCGCCGAGGCAATAGTCGCCGCGAAAGCCGCTGGTGTGCGGGTCCGGGTCATCCTCGAAGGTGACTACCTGGTCGAGAAACCCCCACAGACCGATCCATGGACCGCCGGCGGCGGCAACGAGGACAACCGGGTGATCTATGCAGCGTTGCTGCGTGCCGGTATCGACGTCATCACCGATCTGAACCCGGAGATCTTCCACCAAAAGTTCGTGGTCCGCGACGCCGGGGAGGCCAGTGCTGCGGTCCTGACCGGGTCGACGAACTTCACCCTCACCGACACCGGCATGAACACTGAGAGCTCGGGGTCGGTGCGCGGCAACAACCTCAACCATGTGCTGATCTTGCGGGGCAAACGAGCCGCCGCGCAGTATGGGGTGGAGTTCGAACGGATGCGTGCGGGCACGTTCGGGGCGTTGCGGGAACGAGTCGAGCCGCGGCCGCAGGAGTTTACGCTCGGCACCGTGCGGGTCAAACCGTTGTTTGCCCCCGGCACGGGCCGGAAATGGAAATCATGA
- a CDS encoding amidohydrolase family protein, whose product MPLQDHHKIVSVDDHLIEHPRVWQDRLPETFRDRGPRIVEANGNHVWNYDGTAFPTVGLNAVAGKPPEEWGMDPVRYEDMIPGCYDPSARLKDMDVDGVEAALCFPSFPGFGGGVFQRAQDKDLALLCVRAWNDFYIDEWCATDRSRFVPLSIVPTWDPQLAAAEVRRTAAMGSRTISFPDSPVPLGLPSFHNSHWDPFWHACEETGTVISLHFGSGGFVPGFSFSGTKAIAGEMALPDAPFAVAIATFSTNLMWSTIDLLFSGVLQKHPKLQFSLAEGGIGWIPYILERTDFVWERHRHYQEIDFDTRPSDLFREHFWGCFIDDDFGVENRHKVGIDRIMLEIDYPHSDSNWPNSRKRAAEVLVHVPDDECEKICETNARTMLNFPAPV is encoded by the coding sequence GTGCCGCTTCAGGATCACCACAAGATCGTCTCCGTGGACGACCATCTGATCGAACACCCCCGCGTCTGGCAGGATCGATTGCCGGAAACGTTCCGCGACCGCGGGCCGCGGATCGTCGAGGCGAACGGCAACCATGTCTGGAACTACGACGGCACCGCCTTTCCGACCGTGGGATTGAACGCAGTTGCCGGCAAGCCCCCAGAGGAGTGGGGTATGGATCCAGTCCGGTACGAAGACATGATTCCGGGTTGTTACGATCCATCTGCACGGCTAAAGGACATGGACGTCGACGGTGTCGAGGCCGCCTTGTGCTTCCCATCCTTCCCCGGCTTCGGTGGAGGAGTCTTTCAGCGCGCCCAGGACAAAGATCTGGCCCTCCTTTGTGTACGAGCGTGGAACGACTTCTATATCGACGAATGGTGCGCTACAGATCGGTCGCGGTTCGTCCCGCTGTCGATCGTCCCTACCTGGGATCCTCAACTCGCGGCCGCCGAAGTACGGCGCACTGCTGCGATGGGTTCCAGGACGATCTCGTTCCCGGACAGTCCGGTACCGCTGGGACTGCCGTCCTTCCACAACTCCCACTGGGACCCTTTTTGGCATGCGTGTGAAGAAACCGGCACTGTCATCTCACTCCACTTCGGTTCTGGTGGTTTCGTTCCCGGGTTCTCGTTTTCGGGGACCAAAGCGATAGCAGGGGAGATGGCGCTTCCTGACGCGCCATTCGCAGTTGCCATCGCGACCTTTTCCACGAACCTGATGTGGAGCACCATCGATCTTCTGTTCTCCGGCGTACTTCAGAAGCATCCGAAGCTTCAGTTCTCACTGGCAGAGGGTGGCATCGGGTGGATTCCCTACATCCTAGAGCGGACGGACTTCGTCTGGGAGCGACACCGCCATTATCAGGAGATTGATTTCGATACCCGCCCCTCGGACCTGTTTCGAGAGCACTTCTGGGGATGTTTCATAGATGACGACTTTGGGGTCGAGAACCGCCACAAAGTCGGAATTGATCGCATCATGCTCGAGATCGACTACCCGCATTCGGATTCAAACTGGCCCAACAGCCGGAAGCGTGCAGCAGAAGTCCTCGTTCATGTGCCGGATGACGAGTGCGAAAAGATCTGCGAGACGAACGCGCGGACCATGTTGAACTTTCCGGCACCGGTATAA
- a CDS encoding amidohydrolase family protein yields the protein MTESHLNEAPIFDADTHMYETPEALTKYLPEKYKEAVQFVQVGKRTRISIMNKITEYIPNPTFDRVAAPGSHEKFYAGENHEGQTLREMTGEAIDAPPASRNPVDRIKEIDRQGVQEALVYPTLANLVEHSAAEDPELVVAMIHALNRWMLEHWQFTYEDRLFMTPVISCALVDDARRELEYLVENGAKVVLIKPAPVKGLRGWRSPALPEFDPFWSDVQDANMPVVLHASQPPLDEYINKWEPPNTNNFMAMSSFRWLALGHREIADMIGSLICHGTLTRFPKLQIASVENGSAWIHPLFHDLEDVHKKMPQNFPEHPLDVFRRNIWVSPFWEGSVSDVVNTVGWDKVMFGSDYPHPEGLTEPRGFAKYAEGMDKRRTYDFMGDNARRFLKLPIANPDPSAAAPRY from the coding sequence ATGACCGAGAGTCACCTGAACGAGGCACCGATCTTCGACGCCGACACGCACATGTACGAGACGCCGGAAGCGCTGACGAAGTATTTGCCAGAGAAGTACAAGGAGGCTGTGCAGTTCGTGCAGGTCGGGAAGCGCACGCGCATCTCCATCATGAACAAGATCACCGAGTACATTCCGAACCCGACCTTCGACCGTGTCGCCGCTCCGGGGTCACACGAGAAGTTCTATGCCGGTGAGAATCACGAAGGACAGACGCTGCGCGAGATGACCGGCGAGGCTATCGACGCACCGCCCGCGTCGCGCAATCCGGTGGACCGGATCAAGGAGATTGATCGTCAGGGCGTGCAGGAGGCGCTCGTCTACCCGACGCTGGCGAATCTGGTGGAGCATTCCGCCGCCGAGGACCCAGAGCTCGTGGTCGCAATGATCCACGCGCTGAATCGGTGGATGCTCGAGCATTGGCAGTTCACCTACGAGGACCGGCTGTTCATGACTCCGGTCATCAGCTGTGCCCTCGTCGACGACGCTCGACGTGAACTCGAGTACCTCGTCGAGAACGGTGCGAAGGTGGTGCTGATCAAGCCGGCCCCGGTCAAGGGGCTGCGTGGGTGGCGTTCGCCCGCGCTACCCGAGTTCGACCCGTTCTGGAGTGATGTGCAGGACGCCAACATGCCGGTGGTGCTGCACGCCAGCCAGCCGCCACTCGATGAGTACATCAACAAGTGGGAGCCGCCGAACACCAATAACTTCATGGCGATGAGCTCCTTCCGCTGGCTCGCGCTCGGCCACCGCGAAATCGCCGACATGATCGGCAGCTTGATCTGTCACGGAACATTGACTCGATTCCCGAAGCTGCAGATCGCGAGTGTCGAGAACGGTTCTGCGTGGATCCATCCGCTCTTCCATGACCTCGAGGACGTCCACAAGAAGATGCCGCAGAACTTTCCCGAACATCCCCTTGACGTGTTCCGTCGCAACATCTGGGTCAGCCCCTTCTGGGAAGGCTCGGTCTCCGATGTGGTCAACACCGTCGGCTGGGACAAGGTCATGTTCGGCTCGGACTACCCGCACCCAGAGGGACTCACCGAGCCCAGGGGATTTGCGAAGTACGCCGAAGGAATGGACAAGCGTCGAACGTACGACTTCATGGGCGACAACGCCCGTCGATTCCTCAAGCTGCCGATCGCCAACCCAGACCCATCGGCGGCGGCCCCCCGGTATTGA
- a CDS encoding amidohydrolase family protein, whose translation MLEALDAAVHTGQLPQRVMVLSRAEGQRFSRLEFGPTKRILDDNSLDLDELTLWVARQHSSAHAVALHCVTVVQLVVALTALRTAGVRTGDRIEHAAMVPGDMLDDLAGLGITVVTQPNFVAERGEEYVVDVPAAEQHELWRVASLYRAGVPVAGSTDAPFGDLDPWASMRAARDRLTTSGTLLSPDERVSAATALAVFLGDPHTPARPRDLVAGERADLCLMSAGPDAVLAELSAELVAATVIDGRVRHSVDL comes from the coding sequence ATGCTCGAGGCCCTCGACGCCGCCGTGCACACGGGGCAACTTCCACAGCGAGTGATGGTGCTCTCGCGCGCTGAGGGACAGCGCTTTTCGCGGCTCGAGTTCGGGCCGACCAAACGGATCCTCGACGACAACTCACTCGACCTCGACGAACTGACGCTGTGGGTGGCCCGGCAACACTCAAGCGCTCACGCGGTGGCCCTGCACTGCGTGACGGTCGTGCAACTCGTCGTCGCCCTCACCGCCCTACGAACTGCAGGTGTACGTACGGGCGATCGGATCGAGCACGCGGCGATGGTGCCGGGCGACATGCTCGACGATCTGGCCGGTCTCGGAATCACCGTGGTGACACAACCCAATTTCGTCGCCGAACGGGGCGAGGAGTACGTCGTCGACGTACCCGCCGCCGAGCAGCACGAGTTGTGGAGGGTCGCAAGCCTGTATCGGGCGGGTGTGCCGGTCGCGGGAAGTACCGATGCGCCCTTCGGCGACCTGGATCCGTGGGCGTCCATGCGCGCGGCCAGAGACCGGCTCACCACATCGGGAACTCTCCTCTCGCCCGACGAACGTGTTTCCGCGGCAACAGCATTGGCGGTGTTCCTCGGCGATCCGCACACTCCGGCACGACCGCGCGACCTGGTCGCGGGAGAACGCGCCGATCTGTGCCTCATGTCCGCCGGGCCCGACGCCGTCCTCGCCGAACTCTCCGCCGAACTGGTTGCGGCCACGGTCATCGACGGACGCGTCCGTCACAGCGTCGACCTATGA
- a CDS encoding MaoC family dehydratase: protein MRVFSSADDLKAAVGETLGASDWLAVTQERVNQFGAATGDNQWIHVDVERAQAESPFGGPIVHGYLTLSLLPMFGAQVYSIEGAKMGINYGSNRVRFPAPVPVGAQIRLLSTLTDVADIKDGSLQLTVEQIVEIKDAPKPALVAEILSRVAF, encoded by the coding sequence TTGCGGGTGTTTAGTTCGGCCGACGATCTCAAGGCTGCGGTGGGCGAAACCTTGGGTGCCAGTGATTGGTTGGCGGTTACGCAGGAACGTGTGAACCAGTTCGGCGCAGCAACGGGTGACAACCAATGGATCCATGTGGACGTCGAAAGAGCTCAGGCCGAGAGTCCATTCGGTGGTCCTATCGTCCACGGATATTTGACCCTCTCGCTTTTGCCGATGTTCGGCGCGCAGGTCTACAGCATCGAGGGTGCCAAGATGGGCATCAACTATGGGTCCAACAGAGTGAGATTCCCGGCGCCCGTTCCCGTTGGAGCGCAAATCCGCCTGCTCTCGACGCTCACCGATGTCGCTGATATCAAGGACGGGTCGCTGCAACTGACCGTCGAGCAAATCGTAGAGATAAAGGATGCCCCGAAGCCCGCGCTCGTGGCCGAGATCTTGAGCAGGGTGGCATTCTAA
- a CDS encoding thiolase family protein, with translation MSGVSIIGVGLHPFGRFAGKQALDMGAEAAKLALADAGVEWPRVQIGFAGSLEVSNPDAVVAKLGLTGIPVYGVFNGCATGNTSISMAAKAIEHGEADVAIAMGFDKHPKGAFSADPAVLGLPEWYAQTGLFLTTHYFGMKINRYMQEFGISRETLARVAAKNFRNGARNDKAWRRREMSEQQILDAPYLNYPLTQYMYCAPDEGAAAVVLCRRDLAAQFSNAPVHLEASVLRTRRDGAFEMQSPSLPTEAVASPSVDASRAAFEIAGIGPSDVDVAQLQDTDAGSEVIHMAENGFCGDGEQERLIGEGYTEIDGTLPVNTDGGLMANGEPIGASGLRQIHEIVVQLRGRGGARQVPGDPRVGYTHLYGSPGTGAVTILTR, from the coding sequence ATGAGTGGCGTATCAATCATCGGGGTCGGGTTGCATCCTTTCGGCCGGTTCGCCGGGAAGCAGGCGCTCGATATGGGTGCCGAGGCAGCCAAACTCGCACTCGCAGATGCCGGCGTGGAATGGCCCCGCGTTCAGATCGGCTTCGCGGGCAGCCTTGAGGTCTCGAATCCGGATGCGGTGGTGGCGAAACTTGGTTTGACGGGGATTCCTGTCTATGGCGTCTTCAACGGGTGCGCCACGGGCAACACCTCGATCAGCATGGCGGCGAAAGCCATCGAGCACGGCGAAGCGGATGTGGCGATCGCGATGGGTTTCGACAAGCACCCCAAGGGCGCGTTCTCCGCCGATCCGGCGGTGCTGGGACTACCCGAGTGGTACGCCCAGACAGGATTGTTCCTCACTACGCACTACTTCGGCATGAAGATCAATCGCTACATGCAAGAGTTCGGCATCTCGCGCGAGACTCTTGCGCGCGTGGCTGCAAAGAACTTTCGCAACGGTGCCCGGAACGATAAGGCCTGGCGTCGGCGAGAGATGTCAGAGCAGCAGATACTGGATGCTCCATATCTGAACTACCCCTTGACGCAGTACATGTACTGCGCGCCAGACGAAGGTGCTGCGGCGGTGGTGCTGTGCCGTCGCGATCTGGCCGCCCAGTTCTCGAACGCACCGGTACATCTCGAGGCCAGCGTCCTACGCACCCGACGTGACGGGGCCTTCGAGATGCAAAGTCCTTCCCTGCCGACTGAAGCTGTGGCAAGTCCTTCCGTGGACGCCTCGCGCGCAGCTTTCGAAATTGCCGGGATTGGACCTTCCGACGTCGATGTCGCGCAACTACAGGACACAGATGCAGGTTCTGAGGTGATCCATATGGCAGAGAATGGTTTCTGCGGGGACGGGGAACAGGAGAGATTGATCGGCGAAGGCTACACGGAAATCGACGGCACTTTGCCGGTGAACACAGACGGTGGGCTGATGGCCAACGGCGAGCCGATTGGTGCATCGGGGCTGCGGCAGATCCACGAGATTGTTGTGCAACTTCGTGGCAGAGGCGGTGCCCGGCAGGTGCCGGGGGATCCAAGGGTCGGTTACACACATCTCTACGGTTCGCCGGGCACTGGAGCGGTCACGATTCTGACTCGGTGA